A genomic window from Bdellovibrio sp. SKB1291214 includes:
- the rseP gene encoding RIP metalloprotease RseP, which produces MEMIFGFANKIVSFGVPFVVLLGILIFVHELGHFLVARWCGVRVEVFSLGFGKKILKYKKGDTTYALSIVPLGGYVKMFGEQPGDSISEEDKKVSFTHKTVWQRIAVVLAGPLMNFFFAIVVMMAVAMIGEDAKLPVLGDINPKSAAYEAGFRSGDRIISINEKKINTWEEIQKLLSLKQEQDLHLDVVVQHQGSETTSKVAVLAKAEPNPNILSSYNFIANVEGMTAMSSGTTVGVIGNSPLYALGLRTGDSITAINGTKVGYWRDLDSTLAKLNSKEPLTLEVMGKREGDKEDKAITLTMAPLESMKSFNLAALGLESSELYLGKVMENSPAQAAGLKDGDRLVSINNVTLVKWDDVIANIKSFDGKNPVDIKVMREGQNVDLKITPKMTTQMTAAGGEEKRYTIGIAPVANLAFPETIVVRTTNPFEAVVRGTEKTWDFTVMTVMSFVRLFEAKISPKNIGGVISIGQAAGETYKMGITPFLQMMAIISVNLFILNLLPIPVLDGGHLVFYVIEVVKGAPLSLRKMEIAQQVGMALLMSLMVFALFNDFTRLFGL; this is translated from the coding sequence ATGGAAATGATCTTTGGCTTCGCTAATAAAATCGTGTCTTTTGGTGTTCCTTTCGTAGTCCTACTAGGTATTTTAATTTTCGTTCATGAGCTTGGTCACTTTTTAGTGGCGCGCTGGTGTGGCGTTAGAGTTGAAGTGTTCAGCTTGGGCTTTGGCAAAAAAATCCTAAAATATAAAAAAGGTGACACAACATACGCACTGTCCATCGTCCCTCTTGGTGGATACGTAAAGATGTTTGGCGAGCAACCTGGCGACAGCATTTCTGAAGAAGACAAAAAAGTTTCCTTCACACACAAAACTGTGTGGCAACGTATCGCCGTTGTACTTGCTGGGCCTTTGATGAATTTTTTCTTTGCGATTGTCGTTATGATGGCAGTTGCAATGATTGGTGAAGATGCAAAACTTCCAGTCCTTGGTGACATCAATCCGAAATCTGCAGCTTATGAGGCAGGATTTCGTTCTGGCGATCGCATCATTTCCATCAACGAAAAAAAGATCAATACTTGGGAAGAAATCCAAAAGCTATTGAGCCTAAAACAAGAACAAGATCTTCACTTGGATGTTGTAGTTCAACACCAAGGCAGCGAAACGACGTCTAAGGTCGCAGTCCTTGCTAAAGCAGAACCCAATCCAAATATTTTAAGTTCTTATAATTTCATAGCTAACGTTGAAGGCATGACGGCAATGTCATCTGGAACAACTGTTGGTGTGATTGGAAACTCACCACTATACGCACTAGGTTTGCGTACTGGTGATTCAATCACTGCAATTAATGGAACTAAGGTTGGTTATTGGAGAGATCTGGATTCAACTTTGGCGAAATTAAATTCCAAAGAACCACTTACTCTTGAAGTAATGGGTAAACGTGAAGGTGATAAAGAAGATAAAGCTATCACTTTGACAATGGCTCCTCTTGAAAGCATGAAGTCCTTTAACTTGGCAGCGTTGGGCCTTGAGTCTTCTGAACTTTACTTGGGTAAAGTTATGGAAAACTCTCCGGCGCAAGCAGCGGGTTTAAAAGATGGGGATCGTTTGGTATCCATCAATAACGTTACTTTGGTTAAGTGGGATGATGTGATCGCAAACATCAAATCCTTCGATGGTAAGAATCCAGTCGACATCAAAGTTATGCGTGAAGGTCAAAACGTTGATTTGAAAATTACACCTAAAATGACGACGCAAATGACTGCGGCAGGTGGCGAAGAAAAACGTTACACAATTGGTATCGCCCCGGTTGCAAATCTAGCATTCCCTGAAACAATCGTCGTGCGTACAACGAATCCATTCGAAGCTGTTGTTCGCGGCACAGAAAAAACTTGGGACTTCACAGTGATGACTGTGATGAGCTTTGTCCGTCTGTTCGAAGCAAAAATTTCTCCTAAGAATATTGGCGGCGTGATTTCTATCGGGCAGGCTGCGGGTGAAACTTATAAAATGGGTATCACCCCGTTCTTGCAAATGATGGCCATCATTTCTGTGAACCTGTTCATCCTGAATCTTTTGCCGATTCCTGTACTGGATGGCGGTCACTTGGTATTCTATGTGATCGAGGTTGTTAAAGGCGCCCCACTAAGTCTTCGTAAGATGGAAATCGCTCAGCAGGTCGGCATGGCCTTACTGATGAGCTTAATGGTATTTGCCCTGTTCAATGACTTTACTCGCCTGTTCGGTCTATGA
- a CDS encoding phosphatidate cytidylyltransferase, whose translation MALAIIFALYYFLQITGLKIIIAVAVALSAWELLGILFKSETSKLLKSSFFVLSFLVFLVSTMALNLGAIVYAMSLIALTIISLLKLHKSGDLQRMTKFQAHSALGLMYVGLLPSFAFRLLDQDFGLFWFIYLLAVVFAGDTMAYCFGVLFGKHKVMPTVSPKKTWEGSLGGILGSVVAGTICWKFLLTGYSGYFIVGLAAVSGYVAQFGDFFESLLKRVAEVKDSGKIMPGHGGVLDRIDGVLFASPVILLGVVILSHLLS comes from the coding sequence GTGGCATTGGCAATTATTTTTGCACTTTATTATTTCCTGCAGATCACTGGATTAAAAATTATCATCGCTGTTGCAGTAGCATTAAGTGCGTGGGAGCTGTTAGGAATTCTGTTTAAATCAGAAACTTCCAAGCTGCTAAAGTCCTCTTTTTTCGTATTATCATTTCTCGTATTTTTAGTTTCCACAATGGCTTTGAATTTAGGCGCAATTGTTTATGCGATGTCTTTAATTGCGCTTACGATAATCAGCTTACTTAAACTTCACAAGTCAGGTGATTTGCAGCGTATGACTAAATTCCAAGCGCATTCAGCGTTGGGTTTGATGTACGTGGGCCTTTTACCGTCATTTGCGTTCCGACTTCTTGATCAAGATTTTGGCCTTTTCTGGTTTATCTATTTGCTGGCTGTTGTTTTTGCTGGCGACACGATGGCGTACTGCTTTGGTGTTCTATTTGGAAAACACAAAGTCATGCCGACCGTTTCTCCTAAGAAAACTTGGGAAGGATCCTTGGGTGGAATTTTGGGCTCCGTAGTGGCGGGCACCATCTGTTGGAAGTTTCTTTTAACTGGTTATTCAGGCTATTTCATTGTGGGACTGGCAGCTGTCTCAGGATATGTCGCTCAGTTCGGAGACTTCTTCGAATCCCTACTTAAACGCGTAGCGGAGGTTAAGGACTCTGGTAAGATTATGCCCGGCCACGGTGGTGTGTTAGATCGAATTGATGGCGTCCTATTCGCAAGTCCTGTTATTTTGCTCGGTGTTGTGATCCTATCTCATCTTTTGTCATAA
- a CDS encoding isoprenyl transferase has protein sequence MTLPKHIAIIMDGNGRWAQLKRKPRTFGHIKGTRVAKKIITSCSRKGIKNLTLYAFSTENWFRPQAEVSFLMKILRRYLSKETSNLVKENIRFSVIGDLSKVPADVYKAIQQAREATSKCTGLNLVFALSYGSRQEMTLAVRDIANRIVKGEIKPDDIDEALISTSLSTYPTPDPDLIVRTSGEQRLSNFLLWQAAYSEFYFTETLWPNFTEAHLEEALSAFSVRQRRYGKVSTNDNLEKLSN, from the coding sequence GTGACTCTACCTAAGCATATTGCAATCATTATGGATGGTAACGGTCGTTGGGCTCAGCTCAAACGAAAGCCACGTACTTTTGGTCACATCAAAGGTACTCGTGTCGCAAAGAAGATCATTACTTCTTGTTCTCGCAAAGGTATCAAAAACCTTACTCTATATGCTTTCTCGACTGAAAACTGGTTCCGTCCGCAAGCAGAAGTTTCATTTTTGATGAAAATTCTGCGCCGTTATCTAAGCAAGGAAACAAGCAATCTGGTTAAAGAAAACATCCGTTTTTCTGTGATCGGCGATCTATCGAAAGTTCCTGCTGATGTTTACAAAGCAATTCAACAAGCTCGCGAAGCTACATCTAAATGCACAGGCTTAAATCTTGTCTTTGCATTGAGCTATGGCTCTCGTCAGGAAATGACTTTGGCGGTTCGTGATATCGCGAACAGAATTGTTAAAGGTGAAATTAAACCTGACGATATCGATGAGGCTTTGATTAGCACTTCGTTAAGCACGTATCCGACTCCAGATCCTGATTTGATCGTTAGAACAAGCGGCGAACAACGACTTTCAAATTTCTTGTTATGGCAGGCCGCTTATTCGGAATTCTACTTCACGGAAACTCTGTGGCCTAACTTCACAGAAGCTCATCTAGAGGAAGCCCTTTCTGCTTTTTCCGTGAGACAACGCCGTTATGGCAAGGTCTCTACAAATGACAACTTGGAAAAGCTTTCTAATTAG
- the frr gene encoding ribosome recycling factor: MAIAEIKKNAQAQMDKSINALGEELKKIRTGRAQVSMLDSIRVNYYGNPSPLSQVASVSTPDAKSFLIAPWEVSILKDIEQAIIKSELGMAPMNDGKVIRLKVPDLTEERRKDLAKQVKKIAEEARVAVRMARRDANEAIKKMKADKKAPLSEDEAKKGETDIQKVTDDMIKKVDQIAEEKEKSILTI; this comes from the coding sequence ATGGCAATCGCTGAAATTAAAAAGAATGCCCAAGCACAAATGGATAAATCCATTAATGCTTTAGGTGAAGAGCTTAAAAAAATCCGTACAGGCCGTGCTCAAGTTTCTATGCTTGATAGCATCCGCGTAAACTATTACGGCAATCCTTCTCCACTATCACAAGTCGCTTCAGTATCTACTCCAGATGCTAAATCTTTCCTTATCGCGCCTTGGGAAGTATCTATCCTTAAAGACATCGAACAAGCGATCATCAAATCTGAATTGGGCATGGCTCCGATGAACGATGGTAAAGTGATTCGTTTGAAAGTTCCTGATTTAACTGAAGAACGTCGTAAAGACCTTGCTAAGCAAGTTAAGAAAATCGCTGAAGAAGCGCGCGTGGCTGTTCGTATGGCTCGCCGTGATGCCAATGAAGCTATCAAAAAAATGAAAGCTGACAAAAAAGCACCTCTAAGCGAAGACGAAGCTAAAAAAGGTGAAACTGACATTCAAAAAGTGACAGATGATATGATCAAAAAAGTAGATCAAATCGCTGAAGAAAAAGAAAAGTCAATTTTGACTATCTAG
- the pyrH gene encoding UMP kinase — MKAPVYKRILLKLSGEALAGKQGTGINTATITQIANDVAEAYKAGVQIGLVIGGGNIYRGVAASAEGMDRASADYMGMLATCINALALQDALEKAGVPTRVQTAIEMAEIAEPYIRRRAIRHLEKNRLVIFGAGTGNPYFTTDTAASLRAMEIDAEVIMKATKVDGIYDKDPVKHADAKKFDKISYIDVLNRGLQVMDSTAISMCMDNKLPIITFDLSVPGNILKAVQGENIGTLVH; from the coding sequence TTGAAAGCGCCTGTTTATAAGCGTATTTTGCTTAAGTTAAGTGGCGAGGCTCTTGCTGGAAAGCAAGGGACTGGTATTAACACTGCGACAATCACACAGATTGCAAACGACGTAGCAGAAGCTTACAAAGCGGGCGTTCAAATTGGTCTCGTAATTGGCGGCGGTAACATCTATCGGGGTGTTGCCGCATCCGCTGAAGGCATGGATCGCGCAAGTGCTGACTACATGGGTATGCTTGCAACTTGTATCAATGCCCTGGCTCTTCAAGATGCTCTTGAAAAAGCTGGTGTTCCGACTCGTGTACAAACGGCTATTGAAATGGCCGAAATCGCAGAGCCTTATATCCGCCGCAGAGCTATTCGCCATTTGGAGAAAAACCGCCTGGTGATCTTCGGTGCTGGTACTGGTAACCCTTACTTCACAACAGATACAGCCGCTTCTCTTCGCGCGATGGAAATCGACGCCGAAGTAATCATGAAAGCGACTAAGGTTGACGGTATCTACGATAAAGACCCTGTGAAACATGCTGATGCGAAGAAATTCGATAAAATCAGCTATATCGATGTACTAAATCGCGGTTTGCAAGTTATGGACTCAACAGCGATTTCAATGTGCATGGATAACAAACTTCCTATTATTACTTTTGACCTTTCAGTTCCAGGTAATATCCTTAAAGCTGTTCAAGGTGAAAACATCGGCACTCTAGTTCACTAG
- the tsf gene encoding translation elongation factor Ts encodes MSISATLVKELREKTNAGMMDCKKALEATAGDFNAAVEWLRVKGLGAAAKKADRIAAEGAVFAQLNGNTGLVMEINSETDFVARNDGFKALAADVAEHMFKTELTADVLSQPFSKDTSKKLGDLFTEATATIGEKIVLRRQEKYTSSANTLVHTYVHGEGKIGVMIEVAASKPEAVTNPALKTFAQDVALHIAAMNPMAISSEQIPADVVSKEKEILTAKNLESGKKPEMIEKIVEGQIRKFLAENCLMDQAFVKNPDLKISELAKNVGKEIGADVTVKRFVRFELGAGIEKKSNDFAAEVAAQMKGH; translated from the coding sequence ATGTCTATTTCCGCTACTCTTGTTAAAGAGCTAAGAGAAAAAACTAACGCAGGTATGATGGATTGCAAAAAGGCGCTTGAAGCGACTGCTGGCGATTTCAACGCTGCTGTTGAATGGTTGCGCGTTAAAGGTCTTGGCGCTGCAGCTAAAAAAGCTGATCGTATTGCTGCTGAGGGTGCGGTATTCGCACAACTTAATGGTAACACAGGTCTTGTTATGGAAATCAACTCTGAAACTGACTTCGTTGCTCGTAACGACGGTTTCAAAGCTTTGGCTGCTGACGTAGCAGAGCACATGTTCAAAACTGAACTTACTGCTGATGTTTTGTCTCAACCATTCTCTAAAGATACTTCTAAGAAATTGGGTGACCTTTTCACAGAAGCGACTGCGACTATCGGCGAAAAAATCGTTCTTCGTCGTCAAGAAAAGTACACTTCCTCTGCAAACACTTTGGTTCACACGTACGTTCACGGTGAAGGCAAAATCGGTGTTATGATTGAAGTTGCTGCTTCTAAACCAGAAGCTGTAACTAATCCTGCATTGAAAACTTTCGCTCAAGACGTTGCATTGCACATCGCTGCGATGAACCCAATGGCGATCTCTTCTGAACAAATCCCAGCGGATGTTGTTTCTAAAGAGAAAGAAATCCTAACTGCTAAAAACCTTGAATCAGGCAAAAAACCAGAAATGATTGAAAAAATCGTTGAAGGTCAAATCCGTAAATTCTTAGCTGAAAACTGCTTGATGGACCAAGCTTTCGTTAAAAACCCAGACTTGAAAATTTCTGAGTTGGCGAAAAATGTTGGTAAAGAAATTGGCGCTGACGTTACTGTTAAACGTTTCGTTCGTTTCGAATTAGGCGCTGGTATCGAAAAGAAATCCAACGACTTTGCAGCTGAAGTTGCAGCTCAAATGAAAGGACACTAA
- the rpsB gene encoding 30S ribosomal protein S2: protein MAQVTMKEMLDAGVHFGHQTQRWNPKMKPYVYTARGGIHIIDLQKTVVRANKAAEYVKEIAANGGRMIFVGTKKQAIEPVQEAAAKCGQYYVTKRWLGGMMTNFETIKSSIDRLRKVDAMKEKGEFNYLTKKERAKIEKEYLRLSEFLNGIRDMKEMPSVMFVVDLPKEHIAVAEAKRLGMTVVGIADTNSDPESIDFPIPGNDDAIRSIKLFANLVADAYIEGSKTWEQKIRTMTDKQSDVAKEAKGDDAAPKRRAPAKAGAKEAPKKAAGPAVVKANKGRKLVAAGTAEEVEIQAELENKDESAE from the coding sequence ATGGCACAAGTTACCATGAAAGAAATGCTAGACGCTGGAGTTCACTTCGGACACCAAACACAGCGTTGGAACCCAAAAATGAAACCTTACGTATACACAGCAAGAGGCGGTATTCACATTATCGACCTTCAAAAGACTGTTGTTCGCGCTAATAAAGCTGCTGAATACGTAAAAGAAATCGCTGCTAACGGTGGTCGCATGATCTTCGTTGGTACTAAAAAACAAGCTATCGAGCCAGTTCAAGAAGCAGCAGCAAAATGCGGTCAATACTACGTTACTAAACGTTGGTTGGGCGGCATGATGACTAACTTCGAAACGATCAAATCTTCTATCGATCGTCTTCGCAAAGTTGATGCTATGAAAGAAAAAGGCGAATTCAACTACCTTACTAAAAAAGAACGCGCAAAAATCGAAAAAGAATACCTTCGTTTGTCTGAGTTCTTGAACGGTATTCGCGACATGAAAGAAATGCCTTCTGTAATGTTCGTAGTAGACCTTCCTAAAGAACACATCGCAGTTGCTGAAGCTAAACGCTTGGGTATGACTGTTGTTGGTATCGCTGATACAAACTCTGATCCAGAGTCTATCGACTTCCCAATTCCAGGAAATGACGATGCGATCCGTTCTATCAAATTGTTCGCTAACCTAGTTGCAGACGCTTACATCGAAGGTTCTAAAACTTGGGAACAAAAAATCCGCACAATGACAGACAAACAATCTGACGTTGCTAAAGAAGCTAAAGGTGACGACGCAGCTCCAAAACGTCGCGCTCCTGCAAAAGCTGGCGCTAAAGAAGCTCCTAAGAAAGCTGCAGGCCCTGCAGTTGTTAAAGCCAACAAAGGTCGTAAACTTGTTGCTGCTGGTACAGCAGAAGAAGTTGAAATCCAAGCTGAGCTTGAAAACAAAGACGAATCTGCAGAGTAA
- a CDS encoding NAD(P)-binding protein yields MAHIYDYAIIGSGLTGLSVAAALSRETKNVVLLDGLDHAFGANRQINFPTGPINNGIRFVPDSVLSEKALGFLENLLGQKVIADVSDEAPVTYDSGNFKTFLGFGENPPAFWEELSYFTSSKRIDLQLQPFQWTQMLLEKFTGEFMPRSYVTKFQQEGERITSVTVNGSKTVHAQNFIFAGAVRDLSLLLPEDAISQRARAKLGKNSYWTALCLDICHSKAVTESTAMHVLNGTTQDEIGPCAGRFMPAVEVDGNMIQASQWITFIETEVTDDSEVVGMTLKKIKRQIKRAYPEALDDVKLERIFVSPYIAGNGDLKLSANKTIPNLENLWVASAPLSEQKNLVGALLQAEMIVASLGFKVEEAAVSEAPAEEFSEATM; encoded by the coding sequence ATGGCTCATATTTATGATTATGCAATTATCGGTAGTGGTTTAACAGGTCTTAGCGTCGCAGCTGCTCTTAGCCGCGAAACTAAGAATGTTGTTTTGTTGGACGGCTTGGACCACGCGTTCGGCGCCAACAGACAAATCAATTTTCCAACAGGCCCTATCAACAACGGTATTCGTTTTGTTCCCGATTCCGTTTTGTCTGAGAAAGCTCTGGGATTTCTGGAAAATCTATTGGGTCAAAAAGTTATCGCAGATGTTTCAGACGAGGCACCTGTCACTTACGACTCCGGTAATTTTAAAACTTTCTTGGGATTTGGCGAAAATCCACCAGCATTTTGGGAAGAGCTTTCCTATTTTACTTCCAGCAAACGCATCGACCTTCAGTTACAACCTTTCCAGTGGACTCAAATGTTGTTGGAAAAATTCACGGGCGAGTTCATGCCTCGTTCCTATGTGACCAAGTTCCAGCAAGAGGGCGAGCGTATCACTTCGGTGACAGTCAATGGCTCTAAAACTGTTCACGCTCAAAACTTTATTTTTGCAGGAGCTGTTCGTGATTTATCGCTGCTTCTTCCAGAAGATGCGATTTCTCAACGTGCTCGCGCTAAACTTGGCAAAAACAGCTACTGGACAGCATTGTGCTTGGATATCTGCCACAGCAAAGCCGTGACAGAGTCCACAGCAATGCACGTCTTGAATGGTACAACTCAAGACGAAATCGGGCCGTGCGCAGGTCGTTTTATGCCAGCAGTGGAAGTCGATGGAAACATGATCCAAGCTTCTCAATGGATTACTTTCATCGAAACTGAAGTGACAGATGATAGCGAAGTTGTCGGTATGACCTTGAAAAAGATCAAACGCCAAATCAAACGCGCTTACCCTGAAGCATTGGACGATGTGAAGCTTGAAAGAATCTTCGTTTCCCCGTACATCGCCGGAAATGGTGATTTGAAACTAAGTGCAAACAAAACGATCCCGAACCTTGAAAACCTATGGGTGGCTTCCGCTCCTCTGAGCGAGCAAAAGAACCTTGTGGGAGCTCTTTTACAGGCGGAAATGATAGTCGCTTCATTGGGATTCAAAGTTGAGGAGGCTGCAGTTTCTGAAGCCCCGGCCGAAGAATTTTCCGAAGCAACAATGTAA
- a CDS encoding CFI-box-CTERM domain-containing protein, protein MIQCPRCGIQVTELHPIEPELSAKLAQAGEASLPPEVCAGCISDLRRTAATSSGGVLMAQERAREQHRLALWKSRVQLIKQARNSMGQKMYAEAAIAYEKYLKILDIVFEVKKGEKLRPEAFKESARHTELTVVASVYWDLMRIYDTHDKYHERMQNSAKQLAMFIQFTPIYPDIIKKAESFVRSAKNPNVVKNFLKLADKERPRCFIATSAFGPQAFEVQTLRIFRDDVLKESYFGRKFVYFYYKTSPAIACLLDKHSWLKPAVRAVLRTLIKCVS, encoded by the coding sequence ATGATTCAATGCCCGCGCTGCGGAATTCAAGTAACAGAACTTCACCCGATTGAGCCAGAGCTCAGTGCTAAATTAGCACAGGCGGGAGAGGCAAGCTTGCCACCAGAAGTGTGCGCAGGTTGTATTTCTGATTTACGCAGAACTGCAGCGACTAGCAGTGGTGGCGTCTTAATGGCACAAGAACGTGCGCGCGAACAACATCGTTTGGCACTTTGGAAAAGCCGCGTTCAGCTGATCAAACAAGCCCGCAATTCCATGGGGCAAAAGATGTACGCTGAAGCTGCCATCGCCTATGAAAAATACCTAAAGATTTTGGACATTGTTTTTGAAGTTAAGAAAGGCGAAAAACTTCGCCCGGAAGCCTTCAAAGAAAGTGCTCGCCATACGGAGCTCACGGTAGTTGCTTCGGTCTATTGGGATTTGATGCGTATCTATGATACTCACGACAAGTACCATGAGCGAATGCAAAATTCAGCCAAGCAACTGGCGATGTTTATCCAATTCACGCCCATTTATCCAGACATCATTAAAAAAGCAGAATCCTTTGTTCGCTCGGCCAAGAATCCAAATGTCGTTAAGAACTTTTTAAAGTTGGCTGACAAAGAAAGACCACGCTGTTTTATCGCAACCTCAGCGTTTGGTCCTCAGGCCTTCGAAGTTCAAACATTGCGGATCTTCCGTGATGATGTGTTGAAGGAATCCTATTTTGGAAGAAAATTCGTTTACTTCTACTATAAGACCTCCCCTGCAATTGCTTGCTTACTCGATAAGCACTCTTGGCTCAAACCCGCTGTCAGAGCCGTCTTGCGCACATTGATTAAATGCGTTAGCTAA
- the priA gene encoding replication restart helicase PriA, with product MSVPSLWKIAVDAPLPEALTYSSPEPLTRGQLVNVPLGKRKTKGLVLGPAMETPEFQVKPIDSIDDEYSPFPDPFVKWLEWLASYYLHPVGQVVQSAFPPLKKTDKQRASKRAPVIPQLDADKIPELTPEQKSSFEGIAQHQGFSTHLLFGVTGSGKTEVYLRLLDKALKEGKRGMVLVPEISLTPQLIQRFARRFGDKIAALHSQLTDRERTNQWWDVVEGRKSILIGARSALFCPVPDLGIIIVDEEHEPSYKQDEKLKYNGRDAAVMMGKIMNCPVVLGSATPSLETWKNAQEGRYHLHPLKNRVAGRALPDVEIIDLRKLKADDDHQKLMIEKYSHLPYWMSPQLFERMRETIERGDQSALFLNRRGIAQMVVCPACGHTRECPNCDISLTLHAGSHLVCHYCDYHEQMKKKCPDCKEGELEAIGLGTELLETDLARLFPGKVIARADRDEIQNRADLEDLIARMETGEIDILVGTQMIAKGLDFPKLKLVGLVLADVGFNLPDFRATERSFQLITQMSGRSGRHVKEGESPGLVIIQTFNTEHDSLTFAKSHDFEGFATHELNVRAALNYPPCGKLVSFRIQGTKLGAVEETARLLARRAHSLKAQIEKYKGIEVLGPAEAALAKLRGQFRYHLLVKSSQGSLTNPFSRQLLGDQEWVPAGVKIVIDIDPMNLL from the coding sequence ATGAGTGTGCCTTCTCTCTGGAAGATTGCAGTTGATGCTCCCCTTCCAGAGGCTTTGACATACAGCTCGCCAGAGCCCTTAACTCGCGGCCAGTTAGTCAATGTACCCCTTGGAAAACGTAAAACGAAAGGCCTTGTTCTGGGGCCTGCGATGGAAACTCCCGAATTTCAAGTTAAGCCCATTGATTCGATTGACGATGAATACTCTCCCTTTCCAGATCCATTTGTAAAATGGCTTGAATGGCTTGCAAGCTATTATCTTCATCCAGTGGGACAAGTCGTGCAGTCTGCCTTTCCTCCGTTAAAAAAGACGGACAAACAACGGGCAAGTAAGCGTGCACCCGTTATTCCTCAGCTGGATGCGGATAAAATTCCTGAACTGACACCTGAACAAAAATCATCATTTGAAGGTATTGCTCAACACCAAGGATTTTCCACGCATTTACTTTTTGGCGTAACAGGATCAGGTAAAACAGAAGTCTATCTGCGCTTACTTGATAAAGCTTTAAAAGAGGGAAAACGTGGGATGGTACTAGTGCCAGAGATATCTTTGACACCTCAGTTGATTCAACGTTTCGCCCGTCGCTTTGGGGATAAAATCGCGGCCCTTCATTCACAACTCACAGATCGTGAGCGCACCAATCAATGGTGGGATGTTGTCGAAGGACGTAAATCCATATTGATCGGCGCAAGATCGGCATTGTTTTGTCCCGTTCCAGATTTGGGAATCATCATTGTCGACGAAGAGCATGAGCCCTCTTACAAACAAGATGAAAAATTGAAATACAACGGGCGGGATGCAGCCGTCATGATGGGTAAAATCATGAACTGCCCTGTGGTATTGGGTTCCGCGACTCCAAGTTTGGAAACGTGGAAAAACGCACAAGAGGGCAGATATCATCTTCACCCCTTGAAAAACCGCGTAGCGGGGCGGGCCCTTCCTGATGTTGAAATCATCGATCTTAGAAAATTAAAAGCTGACGACGACCATCAAAAACTAATGATCGAAAAGTATTCGCATCTTCCTTATTGGATGAGTCCTCAATTGTTCGAACGGATGCGCGAAACAATCGAGCGCGGCGATCAAAGCGCTCTCTTTCTGAACCGTCGTGGGATTGCGCAAATGGTGGTGTGCCCTGCTTGCGGCCACACCCGCGAATGTCCTAATTGCGATATCTCTTTGACCTTACACGCTGGCTCTCACTTGGTATGCCATTACTGTGACTACCATGAGCAAATGAAAAAGAAATGTCCTGATTGCAAAGAAGGCGAACTCGAAGCTATCGGCCTCGGGACTGAGCTCTTAGAAACTGATCTGGCAAGACTTTTCCCAGGCAAGGTGATTGCACGTGCAGACCGCGATGAAATTCAAAATCGCGCGGATCTGGAAGACCTGATTGCGCGAATGGAAACTGGCGAAATTGACATTCTGGTGGGTACGCAGATGATCGCCAAGGGATTAGATTTTCCAAAATTAAAATTGGTCGGGTTAGTTCTTGCTGATGTCGGTTTCAATCTTCCCGACTTCCGCGCCACCGAACGAAGCTTTCAACTGATTACGCAGATGAGCGGCCGAAGTGGTCGTCACGTTAAAGAAGGTGAAAGCCCGGGCCTGGTGATCATTCAAACCTTTAATACAGAGCACGACAGTTTAACCTTTGCAAAGTCCCATGACTTCGAAGGTTTTGCGACCCATGAACTTAACGTGCGCGCTGCCCTCAACTATCCACCCTGTGGCAAGCTTGTAAGTTTTCGAATCCAAGGTACAAAATTAGGTGCCGTCGAAGAGACCGCTCGACTTTTAGCTAGACGAGCACATAGCCTAAAGGCTCAGATTGAGAAATATAAAGGCATCGAAGTTTTAGGTCCAGCCGAGGCCGCCCTCGCAAAGTTGCGAGGACAGTTTAGATATCATCTCCTCGTAAAATCGTCACAAGGCTCATTGACGAATCCATTCTCTAGGCAGCTGTTAGGGGACCAAGAATGGGTTCCTGCCGGAGTAAAAATTGTCATCGACATCGATCCAATGAATTTGCTTTAA